Genomic DNA from Parasteatoda tepidariorum isolate YZ-2023 chromosome 3, CAS_Ptep_4.0, whole genome shotgun sequence:
aacaaataataacagCCTGCAAACGATACGCATAGAAGAATAGTCCCGCCTTGCCCGGGCTTCCCCTGAGCGAATTTGGACGAAAATGTTAATACCCTAGAGATTTAAGAAAAACCCAGATAACATTTAGTTTTGCATCGATTGCTTAAACCAGACCAGAATCAATggctatatacatatatatatgtgtgtgtgtttgtCTGTCTGTTTTATGCTTATCCTTAACGAATTAGTTCCACTTCTCCatgaattttgcttttcagtacaaaagttttcttcttaattgatattgatttttaagtatttagttttacaaaaacatgttctataactataaacaaaataaacacgtaatttcaaataatctcAGAAGTAGTGCCTTATGTTTATCTGCTGACGCATTCCGCTTATACTATCATGATGACGTTGGTCATTCAGATAAACAGgcataatgaataaaaagtaagtaaGTGATACAGAACGCGCATTTAACCAACTTTTCTGATTAAAGCTGTAAGCTAGCAGACATTAttgatattatctttaaaatatttggaaaaaaaaactgaatcatTTATAGCTTAATTCATCGTCTAAATCTTCCGCTAAgcgaatgaaaatattttaagtgtttctgaatttgaaatatagttaaaaacttaaaattagggcttcttcatttttttcaataaaacttatttagctTTATGCTGAATATCGTATTTTTAGAGACCCGCAATCCGGTATACAGACacacaagtatttattttattatagataattatttactatcttgaaaattaatcaatagaaactaaaacattacaaaataatataagttcTTTCGTAAAACACAAAAGGTGTTTTCTTAAAATGCGTTAATATTGCTGaactaaaaagtattaaaataccAATACAGATGTATATAGAGAGCCAAGAAAATGAGAtgaaattatttggaaaatataatctaaaaaagtcaaaacaataattataaagataatacaaaattgggaagagagagagagaaaagtatatttaaagcatattttgtgCGTATTCAAAGTAAATGATTTGAATGTAGGTTGTCATAAAAGAAACAGGCTTTTCTGATATGGGGGGGGGAGCAAAAGTGGGAAACGGATTTCTTACCTATAATTGGTTCTTTTATGAGACGCTTATAGTAATTGGAAAGCCTTatcaatcatttttgaaaataattattttaaattagaatcgTAATGGAGGAAAGAGTTATTTAATTGATCTAAATTGAGGCTGTTTTGAATAAGCCCTCATTCTGACAGTCTGCTTATTAATTAAAGCCTTACACTTCAACTGATACATTCAAAAAAGATAGCCTCGATTCCACCTGTGAGTTTAATTTGTCTTTTAGCTGTCTGATTTCTACAGCAACGTTGGTGGATATCTGGGTATCTGGATAGGAGTCTCGCTCATCTCCATTATGGACCTCTTACGTAGGATCATCTCCCTCCTCGTCCTCTAcgtcaagaagaagaagaagcgaaagaaaatattctttcggATGCCGAGaagaaagtcaaattttttaaaaatgtagaaattgtttattattaaaaactgctaatttgtcttaaaatccagaataaaaatatgcatgtatgtaagtaatcatttttatatgaaaaaattattccgaAATTTGCGAGATttgttattaatcaaaattacaatatgCAGAAATGCTGATTTTTGTTACGTTAACATTCCACAAGAAAAATGATTGCGACATATATATGGTTCTCAATGAAAGCAGGCAACATGATTCTTTTCAAATCGACCATTTGTGAAATGCAAAGGGAGTTCGAAAAGGAAACGCCTCATTCGATGCAAATTcgcaacataaaataaatttgtaaacaagTTATTATCCCCACACAATGTGAAACACAAAGCTCGATTCCATGAGGGCACCTGCTGCGTGcagtataaaataaagaaaattaacagtTACCGAGTGATTGTCTGCTCAGTCCGGGTATTCGTAGCTACGACTGTAGATGGAGGGGAGTGTTCGACTCCGgcaattttaaagtttggtctctttaggaagaaaaaaaaaggatttattgaatattgagttaattatttaaatgatatcttacttccaatttaatttttcacatttgaatattttttacccaTGTCTGATAGCATTGCTGGAAAAGTGCATACATTTATTTCACTTAGCTGAAAAGTCAATCAA
This window encodes:
- the LOC139425325 gene encoding degenerin-like protein unc-105, with product MGALKVSQPNSKLFDKYWKLFGAVEIKISFKKLHFTSITYTPKMMLSDFYSNVGGYLGIWIGVSLISIMDLLRRIISLLVLYVKKKKKRKKIFFRMPRRKSNFLKM